A DNA window from Drosophila sechellia strain sech25 chromosome X, ASM438219v1, whole genome shotgun sequence contains the following coding sequences:
- the LOC6615977 gene encoding 5'-AMP-activated protein kinase catalytic subunit alpha-2, with protein sequence MPQMRAAAAEAVAAGSANGQPLVKIGHYLLGATLGTGTFGKVKIGEHQITRVKVAVKILNRQKIKSLDVVGKIRREIQNLKLFRHPHIIKLYQVISTPSDIFMIMEYVSGGELFDYIVKHGKLQEHQARRFFQQIISGVDYCHRHMIVHRDLKPENLLLDHNMHVKIADFGLSNMMLDGEFLRTSCGSPNYAAPEVISGKLYAGPEVDIWSCGVILYALLCGTLPFDDEHVPTLFRKIKSGIFPIPEYLNKQVVNLVCQMLQVDPLKRANIDEIKKHEWFQKDLPAYLFPSSIEQDSNVIDTYAVAEVCTKFGVKETEVHNSLLSGDPHDQLAIAYHLIIDNKRFADDAANQINEINNFFVAGSPPPPPPPPVPQSSMDHQAPLATVTVGGGTSASSGTATPVPPVAGGTPSSTIPIRPHPERIAPMRDRQLAMSVQTSGGGAFPEKTARGGTPIKRAKWHLGIRSQSKPNDIMLEVYRAMKALSYEWKIINPYHVRVRRQNVKTGKFSKMSLQLYQVDAKSYLLDFKSLTNDEVEQGDDVIMESLTPPPLSVSGVMSLQPTGHHTMEFFEMCAALIIQLAR encoded by the exons ATGCCCCAGATGAGGGCTGCGGCCGCTGAGGCGGTGGCCGCCGGCAGCGCCAATGGCCAGCCGCTAGTCAAGATCGGTCATTACCTACTGGGCGCCACCCTGGGCACGGGCACCTTCGGCAAGGTGAAGATCGGCGAGCACCAGATCACACGCGTCAAGGTGGCCGTCAAGATACTCAATCGGCAGAAGATCAAGAGCCTGGATGTCGTGGGCAAGATCCGGCGTGAAATCCAGAACCTAAAACTCTTCCGCCATCCGCACATCATCAAGCTGTACCAG GTCATATCGACGCCGTCGGACATCTTCATGATCATGGAGTACGTGAGCGGCGGGGAGCTGTTCGATTATATTGTGAAGCACGGCAAGCTGCAGGAGCACCAAGCGCGCCGCTTCTTTCAGCAGATTATTTCTGGCGTGGATTATTGCCACCGGCACATGATCGTGCATCGGGACCTGAAGCCAGAGAACCTGCTGCTCGACCACAACATGCACGTGAAGATCGCCGACTTCGGGCTCTCGAACATGATGCTGGACGGCGAGTTCCTGCGCACCTCGTGCGGCTCGCCCAACTACGCTGCCCCCGAGGTGATTTCCGGCAAGCTGTACGCCGGGCCAGAGGTGGACATCTGGTCGTGCGGCGTCATCCTGTACGCCCTGCTGTGCGGGACGCTGCCCTTTGACGATGAGCACGTGCCCACGCTGTTCCGCAAGATCAAGTCGGGCATTTTCCCCATTCCCGAGTACCTCAACAAACAAGTGGTCAATCTGGTGTGCCAGATGCTGCAAGTGGACCCGCTCAAGCGGGCCAACATCGACGAGATCAAGAAGCACGAGTGGTTCCAAAAGGACCTCCCGGCCTACCTCTTCCCCTCGTCCATCGAGCAGGACTCCAATGTGATCGACACCTACGCTGTGGCAGAGGTCTGCACCAAGTTCGGCGTCAAGGAGACCGAGGTGCACAACTCGCTGCTCAGCGGCGATCCGCACGATCAGCTGGCCATCGCTTACCATCTGATCATCGACAACAAACGCTTCGCCGACGACGCGGCCAACCAAATAAACGAGATCAACAACTTCTTTGTGGCCGGCtctccaccaccgccgccgcctccgccCGTTCCCCAATCATCGATGGACCACCAAGCCCCTCTGGCCACCGTGACCGTGGGCGGAGGCACCTCAGCCAGCTCGGGCACCGCCACACCAGTGCCACCAGTGGCTGGAGGCACGCCTAGCAGCACCATCCCCATTCGACCGCATCCGGAGCGGATTGCGCCGATGCGGGACCGTCAACTGGCCATGTCCGTGCAGACATCTGGCGGCGGAGCCTTCCCGGAGAAAACCGCACGTGGCGGCACTCCCATCAAGCGCGCCAAGTGGCATCTGGGCATCCGGTCGCAGAGCAAGCCCAACGACATAATGCTCGAGGTATACCGAGCGATGAAGGCACTCAGCTACGAGTGGAAGATCATTAATCCGTACCACGTTCGGGTGCGCAGGCAGAACGTGAAGACCGGCAAGTTCTCGAAGATGTCACTGCAGCTGTACCAGGTGGACGCTAAGAGCTATTTGCTCGACTTCAAGTCGCTGACCAACGACGAGGTAGAGCAGGGCGACGACGTCATCATGGAGAGCCTTACTCCGCCGCCGCTTAGCGTGTCCGGGGTGATGTCGCTGCAGCCGACCGGGCACCACACCATGGAGTTTTTCGAAATGTGCGCCGCCCTGATCATTCAACTGGCTCGCTGA